The genome window AAGAAACAGAGATGCTGAGTTTGTAGTAAAAGACATTAGCACAGCCGATTTACTAAAATTAATAGAGGATTTAATAGTACTGTTAAATAAGGCTTTTACAGAGTTAACAGACGATGATTTAAATAAAACATTTCCGTATGATTTTATGGGTACAAATACAACAGGCTTTTATTTAACCCGGTTTTTATGTCATTTAAGTTATCACTTAGGGCAAGTCAATTACCACAGGCGTTTATTGGATATATAAAAGGCAGCTTCCCGGCTGTTTTTAACGGACTTTTCCACTTTCTCATTCCTTCTTATTTTGTCATGTTGAGCGAAGTTGAGACGGACAAATGAGTGTATTTAAGGCATGTACTACTTTGTGTCATGAAATGGTCATGAAAATTACACTTGTTTTTTTGTTCATAGAGAATTTTTTCTACAAAAGCAATAAATATTTTGTGTAGGGATTAATTCTATTTTTTTCTTTTAATCACATTAATCTGTTAATAATTTTTGTTAATTATTTGTTTTTCAGTGATGTATTTTCAATTCTTTCATTTTTGGTCTT of Bacteroidota bacterium contains these proteins:
- a CDS encoding DUF1572 family protein gives rise to the protein MQTAILKQLYLFEVANLQREIELYTSDEKLWLIDGQIKNSGGNLCYHLIGSMNHFIGATLLHTGYVRNRDAEFVVKDISTADLLKLIEDLIVLLNKAFTELTDDDLNKTFPYDFMGTNTTGFYLTRFLCHLSYHLGQVNYHRRLLDI